The Drosophila innubila isolate TH190305 chromosome 3R unlocalized genomic scaffold, UK_Dinn_1.0 2_E_3R, whole genome shotgun sequence genome has a segment encoding these proteins:
- the LOC117791407 gene encoding uncharacterized protein LOC117791407 yields MKAFFALFAILATIVVVVNADAGRSACQDESEIGQTYTHHFDPAKYWLCETLNVAATEIDCPKGFAYMHLLKECIPWASYVWKKPEYPPTVA; encoded by the exons ATGAAAGCCT TCTTTGCCCTGTTTGCCATTTTGgccacaattgttgttgttgtgaatgCCGATGCTGGTCGCTCAGCCTGTCAGGATGAGTCCGAGATTGGACAGACGTATACCCATCACTTCGATCCGGCCAAATATTGGCTGTGCGAAACCTTGAATGTTGCTGCCACCGAAATTGATTGCCCCAAGGGATTTGCCTACATGCATTTACTGAAGGAATGCATTCCCTGGGCCAGTTACGTCTGGAAGAAGCCCGAGTACCCACCAACTGTTGCCTAA
- the LOC117791203 gene encoding uncharacterized protein LOC117791203, giving the protein MHQATLFSFLLLGIFVTLATAYNGQDIYAEPNCDIVEDHARKFRDISDPTHYWVCPEGQEKADYIQCPDNYAFMEAEQECVVWEQWKWVEPYTK; this is encoded by the exons ATGCATCAAG ctaCGCTCTTTAGTTTCCTACTTTTGGGCATTTTTGTGACCCTGGCAACGGCCTACAATGGTCAGGATATTTATGCCGAGCCCAACTGCGACATTGTTGAGGATCATGCTCGCAAGTTCCGTGACATCTCGGATCCCACCCATTACTGGGTATGCCCCGAGGGACAGGAGAAGGCCGACTACATCCAATGCCCCGATAACTATGCCTTCATGGAGGCTGAGCAGGAATGCGTAGTCTGGGAGCAATGGAAGTGGGTTGAGCCTTATACCAAATAA
- the LOC117792487 gene encoding high-affinity choline transporter 1: protein MFNIAGFFSIVLFYVLILAVGIWAGRKKQAGNDSEEEVMLAGRSIGLFVGIFTMTATWVGGGYINGTAEAIYTSGLVWCQAPFGYALSLVFGGIFFANPMRKQGYITMLDPLQDSFGERMGGLLFLPALCGEVFWAAGILAALGATLSVIIDMDHRTSVILSSGIAIFYTLFGGLYSVAYTDVIQLFCIFIGLWMCIPFAWTNEHVRSLSDMEVDWIGHVEPKQRWFYIDYGLLLVFGGIPWQVYFQRVLSSKTAGRAQLLSYVAAAGCILMAIPPVLIGAIAKATPWNETDYKGPYPLTVDQTSMILPMVLQYLTPDFVSFFGLGAVSAAVMSSADSSVLSAASMFARNVYKLIFRQKASEMEIIWVMRVSIVVVGILATIMALTIPSIYGLWSMCSDLVYVILFPQLLMVVHFKKHCNTYGSLAAYIVALFIRLSGGEVILGLPALIHFPGYDEETQTQLFPFRTMAMLMSLITLIFVSWWTKMMFESGKLPPSYDYFRCVVNIPEDVQRVGDPAESGEQLSVMAGPLARSYGAATMAGKDERNGRINPALESDDDLPVAEARRMNQQTAQAQVQKMLDTATGKSGGGGGQSQSMAMPTPEQDNTAF from the exons ATGTTCAACATAGCTGGTTTCTTTAGCATTGTGCTCTTCTATGTGCTCATTTTGGCTGTGGGCATTTGGGCTGGACGCAAGAAGCAGGCGGGCAATGATTCCGAGGAGGAGGTCATGTTGGCAGGTCGTTCAATTGGACTCTTCGTGGGCATATTTACAATGACAG CTACCTGGGTGGGTGGAGGCTATATTAATGGCACCGCTGAGGCGATTTACACCTCGGGGCTGGTCTGGTGTCAGGCGCCCTTTGGTTATGCTCTTAGTTTGGTATTCG GTGGCATCTTTTTTGCGAATCCTATGCGAAAGCAGGGCTACATTACCATGCTAGATCCGCTGCAGGATTCATTTGGTGAACGCATGGGCGGACTCTTGTTTCTGCCTGCGCTTTGTGGCGAGGTCTTCTGGGCGGCAGGCATCCTTGCTGCTTTGGGCGCCACGCTGTCAGTCATTATCGACATGGATCATCGCACCTCGGTCATCTTGTCGTCGGGCATTGCCATTTTCTACACGCTCTTTGGTGGCCTCTATTCAGTGGCCTACACTGATGTTATTCAGCTCTTCTGCATCTTTATTGGCCTCTGGATGTGCATACCGTTTGCCTGGACCAATGAGCATGTACGCAGTCTAAGTGACATGGAAGTGGATTGGATTGGACATGTGGAGCCGAAGCAACGTTGGTTCTACATAGACTATGGCCTGCTTCTTGTTTTTGGTGGCATTCCATGGCAGGTTTACTTCCAGCGTGTCCTCTCCAGCAAGACGGCGGGCAGAGCTCAGCTGTTGTCGTATGTGGCTGCCGCCGGTTGCATCCTGATGGCCATTCCTCCAGTGCTTATTGGCGCCATCGCAAAGGCAACTC CTTGGAATGAGACGGATTACAAGGGTCCTTATCCGCTGACCGTTGATCAAACCAGCATGATTTTGCCCATGGTACTGCAGTATCTGACGCCCGATTTTGTTTCCTTCTTTGGCCTGGGTGCGGTATCGGCTGCTGTCATGTCCTCGGCCGACTCCTCCGTGCTGTCGGCGGCCTCGATGTTTGCACGCAATGtctacaaattgattttccgTCAAAAGGCTTCCGAAATGGAAATCATTTGGGTAATGCGCGTCTCCATCGTTGTTGTGGGTATTTTGGCCACAATTATGGCACTCACCATACCCTCCATCTACGGTTTATG GTCCATGTGCTCGGATCTGGTCTACGTCATTCTGTTCCCACAGCTCCTCATGGTGGTGCACTTCAAGAAGCACTGCAATACCTATGGCAGTTTGGCGGCTTACATTGTGGCTCTGTTCATTCGACTGTCAGGGGGCGAAGTCATTTTGGGATTGCCTGCCCTCATCCATTTTCCCGGCTACGATGAGGAGACGCAAACGCAGCTGTTTCCCTTCCGCACCATGGCCATGTTGATGAGCCTCATCACGCTCATCTTTGTCTCCTGGTGGACTAA AATGATGTTTGAGTCGGGCAAGTTGCCGCCAAGCTACGATTACTTCCGCTGTGTGGTCAATATACCCGAGGATGTGCAGCGAGTAGGCGATCCAGCCGAGTCCGGAGAGCAGCTGTCTGTGATGGCTGGTCCGCTGGCCCGATCCTATGGCGCTGCCACAATGGCGGGCAAGGATGAACGTAATGGACGCATCAATCCGGCGCTGGAATCCGATGATGATTTGCCCGTTGCGGAGGCGCGACGTATGAATCAGCAAACGGCACAGGCTCAAGTACAGAAAATGCTGGACACGGCCACTGGGAAGTcaggtggtggtggtggacAAAGTCAATCTATGGCCATGCCCACGCCAGAGCAGGACAACACCGCCTTCTGA
- the LOC117792671 gene encoding peritrophin-55, with protein sequence MKAVIISVVGLFLAIGAQAQNNCATPYADHTQNVVPKCLANTHIQLPNYADPTTFYKCQGSSSVLTKCPANQYFSYVLQDCTPCAEFIPAVQCSALTVNVECQPMNTPSPGGNTPAPGTTAGPTTITTKATPSTKAPATVTTSAPTTTTTAMPGPPTDSTTTVSPGGETSGTTVFVPMPPSPNEGPTPPGPDPTVPNLPSGPPVINS encoded by the exons ATGAAAGCCG TTATCATCTCAGTCGTTGGGCTGTTCTTGGCCATTGGAGCCCAGGCACAGAATAATTGCGCCACACCATATGCAGACCATACCCAGAATGTTGTGCCCAAATGCTTAGCGAATACGCATATCCAGCTACCCAACTATGCGGATCCGACCACATTCTATAAGTGCCAAGGGTCATCTTCAGTGTTGACCAAGTGTCCTGCCAATCAATATTTCAGCTACGTGTTGCAGGATTGCACCCCTTGTGCCGAGTTCATACCCGCCGTTCAATGCTCCGCCTTGACGGTGAATGTTGAGTGTCAACCCATGAACACACCATCGCCTGGTGGCAACACTCCCGCACCCGGTACAACCGCAGGCCCTACAACCATCACCACCAAGGCAACTCCTTCGACTAAGGCTCCTGCGACTGTAACCACGAGTGCACCCACGACTACAACCACGGCGATGCCAGGACCACCCACGGACTCGACTACAACCGTTAGTCCTGGCGGCGAAACTTCAGGAACCACCGTTTTTGTGCCAATGCCACCATCACCAAATGAGGGTCCCACCCCACCAGGCCCAGATCCCACGGTTCCCAATCTACCCTCTGGACCACCAGTGATCAACAGTTAG
- the LOC117792669 gene encoding vesicular acetylcholine transporter, with the protein MASFQIPLINLELREVKEIVWEKVQEPVNQRRLILVIVSIALLLDNMLYMVIVPIIPDYLREIGSFDDGPTPPPLRDNVTGRIIPVHHDHHGQDSATGILFASKAIVQLMVNPFSGGLIDKIGYDIPMMIGLTIMFFSTAVFACGSSYSVLFFARSLQGAGSAFADTSGLAMIADRFTEENERSQALGIALAFISFGCLVAPPFGGALYQFAGKEVPFLILALVCLLDGLMLLLVMKPVKEQLKQSKEVQNQIIPIWKLLIDPYIAVCAGALTMSNVALAFLEPTISLWMEDNMTTENWKIGMVWLPAFFPHVLGVVITVKMARKYPQHQWLMAAGGLTLEGLSCFVIPFCSGYKMLMLPICVICFGIALIDTALLPTLGYLVDVRYVSVYGSIYAIADISYSIAYAVGPIIAGGIVEAIGFTSLNFLIAFSNLAYVPVLRKLRNIYDFKPFENEANILMQDPPNKEYQTYVMHDQKPVDGDLKNHLEYGQQYQSEQETNLDEYQSQQGYQQAATAGGYQQDQSYQPGYQEQGGSYTQPRVANPFQQQQQQQQPSRAPAPPANPFRQGF; encoded by the coding sequence ATGGCCTCATTCCAAATACCATTGATTAACCTGGAGCTGCGCGAGGTGAAGGAGATTGTGTGGGAGAAGGTGCAGGAGCCGGTGAATCAGCGACGCCTCATCCTGGTCATTGTGTCCATAGCCCTGTTGCTGGACAACATGTTGTATATGGTCATTGTGCCCATTATACCCGATTATCTGCGCGAGATTGGCAGCTTCGATGATGGACCAACGCCTCCGCCATTACGCGACAATGTCACGGGTCGCATAATTCCCGTGCATCATGATCATCATGGTCAGGACTCGGCAACGGGCATACTCTTTGCCTCCAAGGCCATAGTTCAACTGATGGTCAATCCCTTTTCGGGTGGTCTCATCGACAAGATTGGCTACGACATACCCATGATGATTGGCCTGACCATCATGTTCTTCTCCACGGCCGTCTTTGCCTGCGGCAGCAGCTACAGTGTCCTCTTCTTTGCCCGGTCGCTGCAGGGCGCCGGCTCTGCCTTTGCGGATACCTCGGGTCTGGCCATGATTGCGGATCGTTTTACGGAGGAGAATGAGCGCTCACAGGCGCTAGGAATTGCACTGGCCTTCATTAGCTTTGGCTGCCTGGTGGCGCCACCTTTCGGCGGCGCACTGTATCAGTTTGCCGGCAAGGAGGTGCCGTTCCTTATACTAGCGCTGGTCTGTCTGTTGGATGgtctgatgttgttgctggtcaTGAAGCCTGTCAAGGAGCAGCTCAAGCAGAGCAAAGAGGTTCAGAATCAAATCATTCCCATTTGGAAACTCCTCATTGATCCCTATATCGCCGTGTGTGCTGGAGCATTGACCATGTCCAATGTGGCGCTCGCTTTCCTGGAGCCCACCATATCACTGTGGATGGAGGATAATATGACAACGGAAAACTGGAAGATTGGCATGGTCTGGCTGCCGGCATTCTTTCCCCATGTGCTCGGCGTGGTCATCACCGTCAAAATGGCCAGAAAGTATCCACAGCATCAGTGGCTCATGGCAGCCGGAGGCTTGACACTGGAGGGACTCTCCTGTTTCGTTATACCCTTCTGCAGTGGCTACAAGATGCTCATGTTGCCCATCTGCGTCATCTGCTTTGGGATTGCGTTGATCGATACCGCTTTGTTGCCAACTCTGGGCTACCTGGTGGATGTGCGCTATGTTTCCGTGTATGGCAGCATCTATGCCATTGCCGACATCTCATATTCGATTGCCTATGCAGTGGGTCCGATTATTGCCGGTGGCATCGTGGAGGCGATTGGATTTACGTCTCTCAACTTTCTCATTGCCTTCTCCAATCTCGCCTATGTGCCTGTTCTGCGCAAGTTGCGCAACATCTATGACTTCAAGCCGTTCGAGAATGAGGCCAATATCTTGATGCAGGATCCGCCGAACAAGGAGTACCAAACGTATGTTATGCACGATCAAAAGCCGGTCGATGGCGATCTGAAGAATCATCTGGAGTATGGCCAGCAATATCAGTCGGAGCAGGAGACCAATTTGGATGAGTATCAGTCACAGCAAGGATATCAACAGGCTGCTACTGCCGGTGGCTATCAACAGGATCAGAGCTATCAGCCAGGATATCAGGAGCAGGGTGGCAGCTATACCCAACCACGTGTGGCGAATCCTttccagcaacagcagcaacagcagcaaccaagCAGAGCTCCTGCTCCACCAGCGAATCCATTTAGACAAGGATTTTAA